The Anomaloglossus baeobatrachus isolate aAnoBae1 chromosome 10, aAnoBae1.hap1, whole genome shotgun sequence genome has a segment encoding these proteins:
- the PRDX5 gene encoding peroxiredoxin-5, mitochondrial, with protein sequence MALRLPVSFLLLSPLRPGVRSGVWSRAMSLKVGEPLPDVQIYEGGPGNRKSIRDVFCNKKGVLFSVPGAFTPGCSKTHLPGYVSQFDDLKSRGAEVVACISVNDAFVVSEWGKVHGADGKIHMLADPCGDFAKAAGLLLEKKELEDLFGTKRCKRFSLIVEGGKVKALNVEEDGTGLTCSLAGNIASQL encoded by the exons ATGGCTCTTCGGTTGCCCGTATCATTCCTCCTCCTGTCACCGCTGCGTCCAGGCGTCAGGAGCGGAGTGTGGAGCAGAGCCATGTCCCTAAAg GTTGGAGAGCCTCTTCCGGATGTGCAGATCTATGAAGGAGGACCCGGAAACAGGAAAAGCATCCGGGATGTGTTCTGTAACAAGAAGGGGGTGCTGTTCAGTGTTCCAGGGGCTTTTACTCCGGGATGCTCCAAG ACGCACTTGCCTGGATACGTGTCCCAGTTTGACGATCTGAAGTCCCGTGGGGCAGAAGTCGTCGCCTGCATCTCGGTCAATGACGCCTTTGTTGTGAGCGAGTGGGGAAAAGTGCATGGAGCTGATGGGAAG ATCCACATGTTAGCGGATCCATGTGGGGACTTTGCCAAG GCCGCTGGGTTACTCCTGGAGAAAAAGGAGCTGGAAGATCTCTTTGGAACTAAACGTTGCAAAAG GTTTTCTCTGATCGTTGAAGGTGGGAAGGTGAAAGCACTTAACGTAGAAGAAGACGGGACAGGCCTGACTTGCAGTCTGGCTGGGAATATAGCTTCTCAGCTGTAA